One Anas platyrhynchos isolate ZD024472 breed Pekin duck chromosome 2, IASCAAS_PekinDuck_T2T, whole genome shotgun sequence DNA segment encodes these proteins:
- the KIAA0319 gene encoding dyslexia-associated protein KIAA0319 homolog isoform X2, with protein MAFGLGVLCLLLWAITGSYCEQCREGATYAGAVISPNLETAKIMRVPHATSVSDCITACCDLSGCDLSWMFERRCYIVNCQHKENCEPKKIETVKSYLIFVLRPSQRPASLLGFGQVIPSMVHSVGRQNEPSEEVSSLKELSLLGKDLSLEEIPEYMDDYKDLEQDPFQVSIKHEQKESTDYADWGLMVAGENGFNSSVVDDGDNQEDFPEKEGEAVKVEGLLNKNSSEASSVSEQHYIERLSSLPEITPLPGKTPGSRAAVQLLAQPNDALQEEVPTHSLLSDEVEFSPGVSEKTQTPTVAPENITEGGVVLLPTNIVPSEPMQQFPTPATAPKADIVKELVVSAGDNIQVMLPKNEVELNAFVVPPPPTETAYTYEWSLISHPADYGGEMEHRYTQTLKLSHLSVGLYAFKVTVSGENAFGEGFVNVTVKPAIRVNQPPVAVASPKVQEVSLPTTSTFIDGSQSIDDMKIVSYHWEEIKGPLREQKASADTPVLHLSKLVPGNYTFRLTVIDSDGAANSTIASLTVNKPVDYPPIANAGPNQAVTLPQNFITLNGNQSSDDHEIVSYEWSLSPKSKGKVVAMQGVRTPYLQLSAMQEGDYTFQLTVTDSARQRSTAEVTLIVQPENNSPPIAVAGPDKELTFPVESTTLDGSRSQDDQGIVFYHWENISGPSFVQMENGDKAVATVTGLRVGTYRFRLTVKDQQGLSSASVLSITVKEENNSPPRAHAGGKHVLVLPNNSITLDGSRSSDDQGIVSYLWIRDGQSPAAGDVIRGSDHEAVLQLTNLVEGTYTFHLKVTDAKGDSDIDSATVEVRPDPKRSGLVELILQVGVGQLSEQQKDTLVRQLAVLLNVLDSDIKVQKIQAYSDISTAVVFYVQNGHPSKVFKASDVSRTLHVQLLKEKADFLLFKVLRVDTAACLLKCSGHGHCDPITKRCICYQLWMENLIHRYLNDGESNCEWSILYVTLSAFILIVVTIGLAWFCICCCKRKRTKIRKKTKYTILDNIDEQERMELRPKYGIKHRSTEHNSSLMVSESEFDSDQDTIFSREKIERENPKTLLNGSIRNGVSFHYNSKDR; from the exons GTTCCTATTGTGAGCAATGCAGAGAAGGAGCCACGTATGCAGGTGCAGTAATATCTCCCAACTTAGAGACTGCTAAAATTATGCGAGTTCCTCATGCTACGTCAGTGTCTGACTGCATCACAGCGTGCTGTGACCTCTCGGGTTGTGACTTGTCCTGGATGTTTGAACGGCGCTGTTACATTGTGAACTGCCAACACAAAGAGAACTGTGAACCTAAAAAAATTGAAACAGTGAAGTCCTATCTAATCTTTGTGCTGAGGCCTTCTCAGAGGCCAGCCTCGCTGCTGGGATTTGGACAGGTGATCCCAAGCATGGTCCACTCTGTGGGACGCCAGAATGAGCCATCTGAGGAAGTGAGTAGCCTGAAGGAGCTGTCTTTGCTTGGCAAAGATCTCAGCCTTGAGGAGATACCTGAATACATGGATGACTATAAAGACTTGGAGCAGGACCCATTCCAAGTGAGCATCAAACATGAACAGAAGGAGAGCACGGATTATGCTGACTGGGGCCTGATGGTGGCAGGTGAAAATGGTTTCAACTCTTCAGTGGTTGATGATGGAGATAATCAGGAAGACTTTCctgaaaaggaaggggaagctGTAAAAGTGGAAGGCCTTCTGAATAAAAACAGCTCTGAAGCGAGCTCTGTTAGTGAACAGCACTACATAGAGAGGTTGTCTTCTCTCCCAGAGATTACACCATTACCTGGGAAGACACCTGGAAGCAGAGCAGCTGTTCAGCTGCTTGCACAACCCAATGATGCTTTGCAAGAAGAG GTTCCTACGCATTCCCTTCTTTCAGACGAAGTGGAATTCTCCCCAGGTGTGTCAGAGAAAACCCAGACTCCCACAGTGGCCCCAGAGAACATCACCGAAGGTGGGGTCGTGCTGCTTCCCACTAATATTGTGCCATCTGAGCCCATGCAGCAGTTCCCAACTCCTGCTACTGCTCCTAAAGCAG ATATAGTAAAAGAACTTGTTGTATCTGCTGGAGATAACATACAAGTGATGCTACCCAAAAATGAGGTTGAACTGAATGCCTTTGTTGTCCCGCCACCGCCTACAG AAACAGCCTACACCTATGAGTGGAGCTTAATCAGTCACCCTGCTGACTATGGTGGTGAAATGGAGCACAGGTACACCCAGACGCTGAAGCTGTCTCAT TTATCGGTGGGACTTTATGCCTTCAAAGTGACGGTTTCTGGTGAAAATGCCTTTGGAGAAGGTTTTGTAAATGTCACTGTCAAACCAG CAATCAGAGTTAATCAGCCACCTGTAGCAGTTGCTTCACCCAAAGTACAAGAAGTTTCTTTGCCTACAACTTCCACCTTCATTGATGGCAGTC AAAGTATAGATGATATGAAGATAGTGAGTTATCACTGGGAGGAAATTAAAGGCCCTTTGCGAGAGCAGAAGGCGTCTGCTGACACACCTGTCTTGCACTTGTCTAAGCTTGTTCCTGGAAACTACACTTTCAG GCTCACAGTGATTGATTCAGATGGAGCAGCCAACTCCACAATTGCATCTCTGACTGTCAACAAACCAGTGGATTACCCACCTATTGCTAATGCAGGACCTAATCAGGCAGTCACCTTGCCCCAAAACTTCATCACACTGAATGGAAACCAGAGCAGTGATGACCATGAAATTGTCAGCTATGAGTGGTCACTCAGTCCCAAAAGCAAAGGCAAGGTGGTAGCAATGCAG GGAGTGCGGACTCCGTACCTCCAGTTATCTGCAATGCAGGAAGGAGATTATACTTTCCAGCTGACTGTCACAGACTCGGCAAGGCAGCGCTCCACAGCTGAGGTCACTCTGATAGTACAGCCTG aaaataacagtCCTCCAATAGCAGTGGCTGGCCCTGACAAGGAGTTGACCTTCCCAGTAGAAAGTACAACACTGGATGGAAGCAGAAGCCAAGATGACCAAGGCATTGTCTTCTATCACTGGGAAAATATCAG TGGGCCAAGCTTTGTACAAATGGAAAACGGTGACAAAGCAGTAGCAACTGTGACTGGTCTACGGGTTGGCACCTATCGCTTCAGGCTGACAGTAAAAGACCAGCAGGGTTTAAGCAGTGCATCTGTGCTGTCTATTACTGTGAAGGAAG AAAACAACAGTCCACCCCGGgcacatgctggagggaagcaTGTGCTGGTGCTTCCCAATAACTCTATTACCTTGGATGGCTCAAGATCTTCCGATGACCAGGGGATTGTGTCATATTTGTGGATTCGGGATGGTcaaagcccagcagctggg gatgtgATCCGTGGCTCAGACCATGAGGCAGTACTGCAGCTAACCAATCTGGTGGAAGGAACCTATACTTTTCACTTGAAAGTGACAGATGCCAAAGGAGATTCAGATATTGACTCTGCCACTGTTGAAGTGCGGCCTG ATCCCAAAAGGAGTGGTCTGGTGGAGCTGATTCTGCAAGTTGGAGTGGGACAGCTGAGTGAACAGCAGAAGGACACCCTGGTGAGACAGCTGGCTGTATTACTGAATGTCTTGGATTCAGATATCAAAGTTCAGAAGATACAAGCCTACTCAGATATAAG cactgcagttGTATTCTATGTCCAGAACGGGCATCCTTCCAAGGTGTTCAAGGCATCGGATGTCTCTCGAACTCTGCATGTGCAGCTTTTGAAAGAGAAGGCtgactttctgctttttaaagtcTTGCGGGTTGACACGGCTG CAtgtcttttaaaatgctctggaCATGGACACTGTGACCCTATAACAAAGCGCTGCATTTGCTACCAGCTGTGGATGGAAAACTTGATTCATCGTTACCTAAATGATGGCGAGAGTAATTGTG AGTGGAGTATACTCTATGTGACTctatctgcttttattttgattgTGGTCACAATAGGGCTTGCCTGGTTCTGCATCTGCTGCTGCAAAAG aaagaGGACaaagataagaaagaaaacaaaatataccATCCTAGATAACATAGATGAGCAGGAGAGAATGGAGCTGAGACCCAAATATG gTATAAAACACAGGAGTACAGAACACAATTCCAGTCTGATGGTCTCCGAATCAGAGTTTGACAGTGATCAGGACACTATCTTCAGCAGAGAAAAGATTGAAAGAGAGAATCCTAAAACCCTCCTGAATGGATCAATCAGAAATGGAGTTTCTTTCCACTACAACTCCAAAGACAGATAA
- the KIAA0319 gene encoding dyslexia-associated protein KIAA0319 homolog isoform X3: MRVPHATSVSDCITACCDLSGCDLSWMFERRCYIVNCQHKENCEPKKIETVKSYLIFVLRPSQRPASLLGFGQVIPSMVHSVGRQNEPSEEVSSLKELSLLGKDLSLEEIPEYMDDYKDLEQDPFQVSIKHEQKESTDYADWGLMVAGENGFNSSVVDDGDNQEDFPEKEGEAVKVEGLLNKNSSEASSVSEQHYIERLSSLPEITPLPGKTPGSRAAVQLLAQPNDALQEEVPTHSLLSDEVEFSPGVSEKTQTPTVAPENITEGGVVLLPTNIVPSEPMQQFPTPATAPKADIVKELVVSAGDNIQVMLPKNEVELNAFVVPPPPTETAYTYEWSLISHPADYGGEMEHRYTQTLKLSHLSVGLYAFKVTVSGENAFGEGFVNVTVKPAIRVNQPPVAVASPKVQEVSLPTTSTFIDGSQSIDDMKIVSYHWEEIKGPLREQKASADTPVLHLSKLVPGNYTFRLTVIDSDGAANSTIASLTVNKPVDYPPIANAGPNQAVTLPQNFITLNGNQSSDDHEIVSYEWSLSPKSKGKVVAMQGVRTPYLQLSAMQEGDYTFQLTVTDSARQRSTAEVTLIVQPENNSPPIAVAGPDKELTFPVESTTLDGSRSQDDQGIVFYHWENISGPSFVQMENGDKAVATVTGLRVGTYRFRLTVKDQQGLSSASVLSITVKEENNSPPRAHAGGKHVLVLPNNSITLDGSRSSDDQGIVSYLWIRDGQSPAAGDVIRGSDHEAVLQLTNLVEGTYTFHLKVTDAKGDSDIDSATVEVRPDPKRSGLVELILQVGVGQLSEQQKDTLVRQLAVLLNVLDSDIKVQKIQAYSDISTAVVFYVQNGHPSKVFKASDVSRTLHVQLLKEKADFLLFKVLRVDTAACLLKCSGHGHCDPITKRCICYQLWMENLIHRYLNDGESNCEWSILYVTLSAFILIVVTIGLAWFCICCCKSRKRTKIRKKTKYTILDNIDEQERMELRPKYGIKHRSTEHNSSLMVSESEFDSDQDTIFSREKIERENPKTLLNGSIRNGVSFHYNSKDR; encoded by the exons ATGCGAGTTCCTCATGCTACGTCAGTGTCTGACTGCATCACAGCGTGCTGTGACCTCTCGGGTTGTGACTTGTCCTGGATGTTTGAACGGCGCTGTTACATTGTGAACTGCCAACACAAAGAGAACTGTGAACCTAAAAAAATTGAAACAGTGAAGTCCTATCTAATCTTTGTGCTGAGGCCTTCTCAGAGGCCAGCCTCGCTGCTGGGATTTGGACAGGTGATCCCAAGCATGGTCCACTCTGTGGGACGCCAGAATGAGCCATCTGAGGAAGTGAGTAGCCTGAAGGAGCTGTCTTTGCTTGGCAAAGATCTCAGCCTTGAGGAGATACCTGAATACATGGATGACTATAAAGACTTGGAGCAGGACCCATTCCAAGTGAGCATCAAACATGAACAGAAGGAGAGCACGGATTATGCTGACTGGGGCCTGATGGTGGCAGGTGAAAATGGTTTCAACTCTTCAGTGGTTGATGATGGAGATAATCAGGAAGACTTTCctgaaaaggaaggggaagctGTAAAAGTGGAAGGCCTTCTGAATAAAAACAGCTCTGAAGCGAGCTCTGTTAGTGAACAGCACTACATAGAGAGGTTGTCTTCTCTCCCAGAGATTACACCATTACCTGGGAAGACACCTGGAAGCAGAGCAGCTGTTCAGCTGCTTGCACAACCCAATGATGCTTTGCAAGAAGAG GTTCCTACGCATTCCCTTCTTTCAGACGAAGTGGAATTCTCCCCAGGTGTGTCAGAGAAAACCCAGACTCCCACAGTGGCCCCAGAGAACATCACCGAAGGTGGGGTCGTGCTGCTTCCCACTAATATTGTGCCATCTGAGCCCATGCAGCAGTTCCCAACTCCTGCTACTGCTCCTAAAGCAG ATATAGTAAAAGAACTTGTTGTATCTGCTGGAGATAACATACAAGTGATGCTACCCAAAAATGAGGTTGAACTGAATGCCTTTGTTGTCCCGCCACCGCCTACAG AAACAGCCTACACCTATGAGTGGAGCTTAATCAGTCACCCTGCTGACTATGGTGGTGAAATGGAGCACAGGTACACCCAGACGCTGAAGCTGTCTCAT TTATCGGTGGGACTTTATGCCTTCAAAGTGACGGTTTCTGGTGAAAATGCCTTTGGAGAAGGTTTTGTAAATGTCACTGTCAAACCAG CAATCAGAGTTAATCAGCCACCTGTAGCAGTTGCTTCACCCAAAGTACAAGAAGTTTCTTTGCCTACAACTTCCACCTTCATTGATGGCAGTC AAAGTATAGATGATATGAAGATAGTGAGTTATCACTGGGAGGAAATTAAAGGCCCTTTGCGAGAGCAGAAGGCGTCTGCTGACACACCTGTCTTGCACTTGTCTAAGCTTGTTCCTGGAAACTACACTTTCAG GCTCACAGTGATTGATTCAGATGGAGCAGCCAACTCCACAATTGCATCTCTGACTGTCAACAAACCAGTGGATTACCCACCTATTGCTAATGCAGGACCTAATCAGGCAGTCACCTTGCCCCAAAACTTCATCACACTGAATGGAAACCAGAGCAGTGATGACCATGAAATTGTCAGCTATGAGTGGTCACTCAGTCCCAAAAGCAAAGGCAAGGTGGTAGCAATGCAG GGAGTGCGGACTCCGTACCTCCAGTTATCTGCAATGCAGGAAGGAGATTATACTTTCCAGCTGACTGTCACAGACTCGGCAAGGCAGCGCTCCACAGCTGAGGTCACTCTGATAGTACAGCCTG aaaataacagtCCTCCAATAGCAGTGGCTGGCCCTGACAAGGAGTTGACCTTCCCAGTAGAAAGTACAACACTGGATGGAAGCAGAAGCCAAGATGACCAAGGCATTGTCTTCTATCACTGGGAAAATATCAG TGGGCCAAGCTTTGTACAAATGGAAAACGGTGACAAAGCAGTAGCAACTGTGACTGGTCTACGGGTTGGCACCTATCGCTTCAGGCTGACAGTAAAAGACCAGCAGGGTTTAAGCAGTGCATCTGTGCTGTCTATTACTGTGAAGGAAG AAAACAACAGTCCACCCCGGgcacatgctggagggaagcaTGTGCTGGTGCTTCCCAATAACTCTATTACCTTGGATGGCTCAAGATCTTCCGATGACCAGGGGATTGTGTCATATTTGTGGATTCGGGATGGTcaaagcccagcagctggg gatgtgATCCGTGGCTCAGACCATGAGGCAGTACTGCAGCTAACCAATCTGGTGGAAGGAACCTATACTTTTCACTTGAAAGTGACAGATGCCAAAGGAGATTCAGATATTGACTCTGCCACTGTTGAAGTGCGGCCTG ATCCCAAAAGGAGTGGTCTGGTGGAGCTGATTCTGCAAGTTGGAGTGGGACAGCTGAGTGAACAGCAGAAGGACACCCTGGTGAGACAGCTGGCTGTATTACTGAATGTCTTGGATTCAGATATCAAAGTTCAGAAGATACAAGCCTACTCAGATATAAG cactgcagttGTATTCTATGTCCAGAACGGGCATCCTTCCAAGGTGTTCAAGGCATCGGATGTCTCTCGAACTCTGCATGTGCAGCTTTTGAAAGAGAAGGCtgactttctgctttttaaagtcTTGCGGGTTGACACGGCTG CAtgtcttttaaaatgctctggaCATGGACACTGTGACCCTATAACAAAGCGCTGCATTTGCTACCAGCTGTGGATGGAAAACTTGATTCATCGTTACCTAAATGATGGCGAGAGTAATTGTG AGTGGAGTATACTCTATGTGACTctatctgcttttattttgattgTGGTCACAATAGGGCTTGCCTGGTTCTGCATCTGCTGCTGCAAAAG cagaaagaGGACaaagataagaaagaaaacaaaatataccATCCTAGATAACATAGATGAGCAGGAGAGAATGGAGCTGAGACCCAAATATG gTATAAAACACAGGAGTACAGAACACAATTCCAGTCTGATGGTCTCCGAATCAGAGTTTGACAGTGATCAGGACACTATCTTCAGCAGAGAAAAGATTGAAAGAGAGAATCCTAAAACCCTCCTGAATGGATCAATCAGAAATGGAGTTTCTTTCCACTACAACTCCAAAGACAGATAA
- the KIAA0319 gene encoding dyslexia-associated protein KIAA0319 homolog isoform X1, producing the protein MAFGLGVLCLLLWAITGSYCEQCREGATYAGAVISPNLETAKIMRVPHATSVSDCITACCDLSGCDLSWMFERRCYIVNCQHKENCEPKKIETVKSYLIFVLRPSQRPASLLGFGQVIPSMVHSVGRQNEPSEEVSSLKELSLLGKDLSLEEIPEYMDDYKDLEQDPFQVSIKHEQKESTDYADWGLMVAGENGFNSSVVDDGDNQEDFPEKEGEAVKVEGLLNKNSSEASSVSEQHYIERLSSLPEITPLPGKTPGSRAAVQLLAQPNDALQEEVPTHSLLSDEVEFSPGVSEKTQTPTVAPENITEGGVVLLPTNIVPSEPMQQFPTPATAPKADIVKELVVSAGDNIQVMLPKNEVELNAFVVPPPPTETAYTYEWSLISHPADYGGEMEHRYTQTLKLSHLSVGLYAFKVTVSGENAFGEGFVNVTVKPAIRVNQPPVAVASPKVQEVSLPTTSTFIDGSQSIDDMKIVSYHWEEIKGPLREQKASADTPVLHLSKLVPGNYTFRLTVIDSDGAANSTIASLTVNKPVDYPPIANAGPNQAVTLPQNFITLNGNQSSDDHEIVSYEWSLSPKSKGKVVAMQGVRTPYLQLSAMQEGDYTFQLTVTDSARQRSTAEVTLIVQPENNSPPIAVAGPDKELTFPVESTTLDGSRSQDDQGIVFYHWENISGPSFVQMENGDKAVATVTGLRVGTYRFRLTVKDQQGLSSASVLSITVKEENNSPPRAHAGGKHVLVLPNNSITLDGSRSSDDQGIVSYLWIRDGQSPAAGDVIRGSDHEAVLQLTNLVEGTYTFHLKVTDAKGDSDIDSATVEVRPDPKRSGLVELILQVGVGQLSEQQKDTLVRQLAVLLNVLDSDIKVQKIQAYSDISTAVVFYVQNGHPSKVFKASDVSRTLHVQLLKEKADFLLFKVLRVDTAACLLKCSGHGHCDPITKRCICYQLWMENLIHRYLNDGESNCEWSILYVTLSAFILIVVTIGLAWFCICCCKSRKRTKIRKKTKYTILDNIDEQERMELRPKYGIKHRSTEHNSSLMVSESEFDSDQDTIFSREKIERENPKTLLNGSIRNGVSFHYNSKDR; encoded by the exons GTTCCTATTGTGAGCAATGCAGAGAAGGAGCCACGTATGCAGGTGCAGTAATATCTCCCAACTTAGAGACTGCTAAAATTATGCGAGTTCCTCATGCTACGTCAGTGTCTGACTGCATCACAGCGTGCTGTGACCTCTCGGGTTGTGACTTGTCCTGGATGTTTGAACGGCGCTGTTACATTGTGAACTGCCAACACAAAGAGAACTGTGAACCTAAAAAAATTGAAACAGTGAAGTCCTATCTAATCTTTGTGCTGAGGCCTTCTCAGAGGCCAGCCTCGCTGCTGGGATTTGGACAGGTGATCCCAAGCATGGTCCACTCTGTGGGACGCCAGAATGAGCCATCTGAGGAAGTGAGTAGCCTGAAGGAGCTGTCTTTGCTTGGCAAAGATCTCAGCCTTGAGGAGATACCTGAATACATGGATGACTATAAAGACTTGGAGCAGGACCCATTCCAAGTGAGCATCAAACATGAACAGAAGGAGAGCACGGATTATGCTGACTGGGGCCTGATGGTGGCAGGTGAAAATGGTTTCAACTCTTCAGTGGTTGATGATGGAGATAATCAGGAAGACTTTCctgaaaaggaaggggaagctGTAAAAGTGGAAGGCCTTCTGAATAAAAACAGCTCTGAAGCGAGCTCTGTTAGTGAACAGCACTACATAGAGAGGTTGTCTTCTCTCCCAGAGATTACACCATTACCTGGGAAGACACCTGGAAGCAGAGCAGCTGTTCAGCTGCTTGCACAACCCAATGATGCTTTGCAAGAAGAG GTTCCTACGCATTCCCTTCTTTCAGACGAAGTGGAATTCTCCCCAGGTGTGTCAGAGAAAACCCAGACTCCCACAGTGGCCCCAGAGAACATCACCGAAGGTGGGGTCGTGCTGCTTCCCACTAATATTGTGCCATCTGAGCCCATGCAGCAGTTCCCAACTCCTGCTACTGCTCCTAAAGCAG ATATAGTAAAAGAACTTGTTGTATCTGCTGGAGATAACATACAAGTGATGCTACCCAAAAATGAGGTTGAACTGAATGCCTTTGTTGTCCCGCCACCGCCTACAG AAACAGCCTACACCTATGAGTGGAGCTTAATCAGTCACCCTGCTGACTATGGTGGTGAAATGGAGCACAGGTACACCCAGACGCTGAAGCTGTCTCAT TTATCGGTGGGACTTTATGCCTTCAAAGTGACGGTTTCTGGTGAAAATGCCTTTGGAGAAGGTTTTGTAAATGTCACTGTCAAACCAG CAATCAGAGTTAATCAGCCACCTGTAGCAGTTGCTTCACCCAAAGTACAAGAAGTTTCTTTGCCTACAACTTCCACCTTCATTGATGGCAGTC AAAGTATAGATGATATGAAGATAGTGAGTTATCACTGGGAGGAAATTAAAGGCCCTTTGCGAGAGCAGAAGGCGTCTGCTGACACACCTGTCTTGCACTTGTCTAAGCTTGTTCCTGGAAACTACACTTTCAG GCTCACAGTGATTGATTCAGATGGAGCAGCCAACTCCACAATTGCATCTCTGACTGTCAACAAACCAGTGGATTACCCACCTATTGCTAATGCAGGACCTAATCAGGCAGTCACCTTGCCCCAAAACTTCATCACACTGAATGGAAACCAGAGCAGTGATGACCATGAAATTGTCAGCTATGAGTGGTCACTCAGTCCCAAAAGCAAAGGCAAGGTGGTAGCAATGCAG GGAGTGCGGACTCCGTACCTCCAGTTATCTGCAATGCAGGAAGGAGATTATACTTTCCAGCTGACTGTCACAGACTCGGCAAGGCAGCGCTCCACAGCTGAGGTCACTCTGATAGTACAGCCTG aaaataacagtCCTCCAATAGCAGTGGCTGGCCCTGACAAGGAGTTGACCTTCCCAGTAGAAAGTACAACACTGGATGGAAGCAGAAGCCAAGATGACCAAGGCATTGTCTTCTATCACTGGGAAAATATCAG TGGGCCAAGCTTTGTACAAATGGAAAACGGTGACAAAGCAGTAGCAACTGTGACTGGTCTACGGGTTGGCACCTATCGCTTCAGGCTGACAGTAAAAGACCAGCAGGGTTTAAGCAGTGCATCTGTGCTGTCTATTACTGTGAAGGAAG AAAACAACAGTCCACCCCGGgcacatgctggagggaagcaTGTGCTGGTGCTTCCCAATAACTCTATTACCTTGGATGGCTCAAGATCTTCCGATGACCAGGGGATTGTGTCATATTTGTGGATTCGGGATGGTcaaagcccagcagctggg gatgtgATCCGTGGCTCAGACCATGAGGCAGTACTGCAGCTAACCAATCTGGTGGAAGGAACCTATACTTTTCACTTGAAAGTGACAGATGCCAAAGGAGATTCAGATATTGACTCTGCCACTGTTGAAGTGCGGCCTG ATCCCAAAAGGAGTGGTCTGGTGGAGCTGATTCTGCAAGTTGGAGTGGGACAGCTGAGTGAACAGCAGAAGGACACCCTGGTGAGACAGCTGGCTGTATTACTGAATGTCTTGGATTCAGATATCAAAGTTCAGAAGATACAAGCCTACTCAGATATAAG cactgcagttGTATTCTATGTCCAGAACGGGCATCCTTCCAAGGTGTTCAAGGCATCGGATGTCTCTCGAACTCTGCATGTGCAGCTTTTGAAAGAGAAGGCtgactttctgctttttaaagtcTTGCGGGTTGACACGGCTG CAtgtcttttaaaatgctctggaCATGGACACTGTGACCCTATAACAAAGCGCTGCATTTGCTACCAGCTGTGGATGGAAAACTTGATTCATCGTTACCTAAATGATGGCGAGAGTAATTGTG AGTGGAGTATACTCTATGTGACTctatctgcttttattttgattgTGGTCACAATAGGGCTTGCCTGGTTCTGCATCTGCTGCTGCAAAAG cagaaagaGGACaaagataagaaagaaaacaaaatataccATCCTAGATAACATAGATGAGCAGGAGAGAATGGAGCTGAGACCCAAATATG gTATAAAACACAGGAGTACAGAACACAATTCCAGTCTGATGGTCTCCGAATCAGAGTTTGACAGTGATCAGGACACTATCTTCAGCAGAGAAAAGATTGAAAGAGAGAATCCTAAAACCCTCCTGAATGGATCAATCAGAAATGGAGTTTCTTTCCACTACAACTCCAAAGACAGATAA